In Streptomyces sp. NBC_01717, one DNA window encodes the following:
- a CDS encoding carbohydrate ABC transporter permease, protein MSNQTLIRESRVSRTAAMALMFLLAIYFLLPIYFLIVAATKPQGDLASTNGLAFSHFDLFSNLGTLFGRSDGIFGRWALNSVIYAVLGAAVGTLISALCGYALAKFKFRGREFLFSVILGGVLVPTTALALPLFLLFSATGIVNTYLAVFLPSIVSPFGVYLARIFTAAAVPEEILESARLDGAGEFRTFFSVAIRLMAPSLVTIFLFQFVAIWNNFFLPMVMLQKESLFPITLGLYQWNGQTARAPLLQESVITGSLVSIVPVIIVFILLQRFWRTGLASGSLK, encoded by the coding sequence GTGAGCAACCAGACCCTGATCCGCGAAAGCCGCGTCAGCCGCACGGCTGCCATGGCTCTGATGTTCCTCCTGGCGATCTACTTCCTGCTGCCGATCTACTTTCTGATCGTCGCGGCGACGAAACCGCAGGGCGACCTCGCCTCGACCAACGGGCTGGCGTTCTCGCACTTCGACCTGTTCAGCAACCTGGGCACCCTGTTCGGCCGCAGCGACGGAATCTTCGGGCGGTGGGCTCTGAACAGCGTGATCTACGCGGTGCTCGGCGCGGCCGTCGGAACCCTGATCTCCGCGCTGTGCGGCTACGCGCTCGCCAAGTTCAAGTTCCGGGGCCGCGAGTTCCTGTTCTCCGTCATCCTCGGTGGCGTCCTCGTTCCCACCACCGCGCTCGCGCTCCCGCTGTTCCTTCTGTTCTCGGCGACCGGGATCGTCAACACCTACCTCGCGGTGTTCCTGCCCAGCATCGTCAGCCCGTTCGGCGTCTACCTCGCCCGCATCTTCACCGCCGCCGCCGTCCCCGAGGAGATCCTCGAGTCGGCGCGCCTGGACGGCGCCGGCGAGTTCCGCACGTTCTTCTCGGTGGCGATCAGGCTGATGGCGCCGTCGCTGGTGACCATCTTCCTGTTCCAGTTCGTCGCCATCTGGAACAACTTCTTCCTACCGATGGTGATGCTGCAGAAGGAGTCGCTCTTCCCGATCACGCTCGGCCTCTACCAGTGGAACGGCCAGACAGCCCGTGCCCCACTGCTTCAGGAATCCGTGATCACCGGCTCGCTGGTCTCGATCGTGCCCGTGATCATCGTCTTCATCCTCCTCCAGCGGTTCTGGCGCACCGGGCTCGCCTCCGGCTCTCTCAAGTAG
- a CDS encoding DUF6234 family protein produces MDVSHPFEVPVRPDRRHFLSNTASTSSQVVLVSALPLFMARAIISIDAQVLAGLALVLMAVIGMNDADRNTHPQPAPTSPSINPGALCRSGGDNSECGGS; encoded by the coding sequence TTGGACGTCTCACACCCATTCGAAGTACCGGTCCGCCCAGACAGACGGCATTTCCTGTCGAACACTGCTTCAACCAGCTCACAGGTCGTCCTGGTCTCCGCCCTCCCCTTGTTCATGGCCCGCGCCATCATCAGCATCGATGCCCAAGTCCTCGCCGGCCTGGCCCTGGTCCTGATGGCCGTCATCGGAATGAACGACGCAGACCGCAACACGCACCCACAGCCCGCCCCGACCTCCCCCTCCATCAACCCGGGCGCGCTGTGCCGGTCCGGCGGCGACAACAGCGAATGCGGCGGATCCTGA
- a CDS encoding alpha-mannosidase, with amino-acid sequence MQNSAVFVPHFHWDREWYEPFQVFRHRLVAALDTVLETAEANPDFRFTVDGQMAAIEDYLEMRPENRDRVVALVADGRVAIGPWLILLDEFLCSGETIVRNLQMGWAAAADLGGPMPVGYLPDMFGHVAQMPQILARAGIQHAALWRGVPGSVGGHAFRWRAPDGSEVRTEFLFDGYDNGLDVLLVPDHIRRALGEYAEMTADRWGDDPVLAMAGTDHNAPDPQLATWLRRASSDELAITIATLDEYIREHVRDEVSALVTGELRSHVRGNILPGVLSVRLALKQRMAVAERTIDHAERVNALWSQRDDSPFLMLAWHKIIESSAHDSVVGSGTDETSDQVEARLAEATHAARAVRDAALAEPAALVPSDGYLVANPLPFPRTALAEVDVVAPPEGTVLVATSADGSAHPVQLISQAPTVLSDEHMDASQLERVLRRIHRRELFGRLIDHYELTPGSLVFHLAEVPTSGPFDLLILRREVAAAAAAHPGEWRVLTLEEARATALVSLDVPASGLASFRVEPSDRTAAHSTTFAPATATARALSNGLAEVAIAADGTLDVAGADGTALHGVGRLIDGGDRGDSYNYAPPAQDVLVSEPTEVTVELLESGPLRSRMRVTRVYAWPAALSSERDVRSSRTVPTPVETLVEVRAGEPFVRVSTSFLNQSADHRLRFHVPLPEPAAVSASAGQFAVTERGLTAEGGWGEYPIPTFPASSFVSAGAANVLLDHATEYELVGDGSELAITLLRAIGSISVNIHPLRDEPAASEIPAPGAQDLGVRIENRFAVVPSTTGWQGANVVALAEEFRNDVLVARGTAPAEGHLPPDATGVQVDGADILVSSIRRVADDDRGAGTEVRLVAMSDTGSTVRVTGAFTEATTVDLLGRPLSTTPITDGLELALGPWEIRTVVVR; translated from the coding sequence ATGCAGAACTCCGCCGTCTTCGTGCCCCATTTCCATTGGGACCGGGAATGGTACGAGCCTTTCCAGGTGTTCCGGCACCGGCTTGTCGCCGCTCTCGACACCGTGCTGGAGACAGCCGAGGCGAACCCGGACTTCCGGTTCACCGTCGACGGTCAGATGGCCGCGATCGAGGACTACCTGGAGATGCGACCGGAGAACCGCGATCGCGTCGTGGCCCTGGTCGCCGATGGCCGGGTCGCCATCGGGCCGTGGCTCATCCTGCTCGACGAGTTCCTCTGCTCCGGCGAGACCATCGTGCGCAACCTGCAGATGGGCTGGGCGGCCGCGGCTGACCTCGGCGGCCCGATGCCCGTCGGCTACCTGCCGGACATGTTCGGCCACGTCGCGCAGATGCCGCAGATCCTGGCGCGCGCCGGCATCCAGCATGCGGCGCTGTGGCGCGGAGTTCCCGGCTCGGTCGGTGGTCACGCCTTCCGCTGGCGCGCTCCCGATGGCTCCGAGGTACGCACCGAGTTCCTCTTCGACGGCTACGACAACGGCCTCGACGTCTTGCTGGTGCCCGACCACATCAGGCGCGCGCTCGGCGAGTACGCGGAGATGACGGCCGACCGGTGGGGTGACGACCCGGTGCTCGCGATGGCCGGCACCGACCACAACGCGCCCGACCCGCAACTCGCGACCTGGCTTCGGCGCGCATCCAGCGACGAGCTCGCCATCACCATCGCGACACTCGACGAGTACATCCGGGAGCACGTGCGCGACGAGGTCTCCGCCCTCGTCACCGGTGAACTGCGCAGCCACGTGCGCGGCAACATCCTCCCGGGCGTGCTCTCCGTGCGGCTCGCGCTCAAGCAGCGGATGGCAGTCGCCGAGCGCACCATCGACCACGCCGAGCGGGTGAACGCTCTGTGGTCCCAGCGCGACGACTCGCCATTCCTCATGCTCGCATGGCACAAGATCATCGAATCGTCCGCGCACGACTCGGTCGTCGGCTCCGGCACCGACGAGACCTCCGATCAGGTCGAAGCTCGTCTAGCCGAAGCCACGCACGCTGCGCGGGCGGTCCGGGATGCGGCCCTCGCCGAGCCCGCCGCCCTGGTGCCGAGCGACGGCTACCTGGTCGCCAATCCGCTGCCGTTCCCGCGTACGGCATTGGCTGAGGTGGATGTCGTCGCCCCGCCCGAGGGAACCGTTCTCGTCGCGACTTCCGCGGACGGCTCGGCACACCCCGTGCAACTGATCTCGCAGGCCCCGACCGTGCTCAGTGACGAGCACATGGACGCCTCGCAGCTCGAACGTGTGCTGCGCCGCATCCACCGCCGGGAGCTCTTCGGCCGTCTGATCGACCACTACGAACTCACCCCGGGGTCGCTGGTCTTCCACCTCGCCGAGGTGCCGACCAGCGGACCGTTCGACCTGCTGATCCTGCGCCGGGAGGTCGCTGCCGCGGCCGCCGCGCATCCGGGTGAGTGGAGGGTGCTCACGCTGGAGGAGGCTCGCGCGACCGCGCTCGTGTCCCTGGACGTCCCTGCCTCCGGGCTCGCGAGTTTCCGGGTCGAGCCGAGCGACCGGACTGCCGCGCACTCGACGACGTTCGCACCCGCGACGGCGACGGCCCGCGCGCTTTCGAACGGACTGGCCGAGGTCGCGATCGCCGCCGACGGCACCCTGGACGTGGCCGGGGCCGACGGAACCGCGCTGCACGGAGTCGGCCGCCTCATCGATGGCGGTGACCGCGGCGACAGTTACAACTACGCTCCGCCGGCGCAGGATGTGCTCGTGTCGGAGCCGACGGAGGTCACCGTCGAACTCCTCGAGAGCGGCCCGCTGCGTTCGAGAATGCGTGTCACCCGCGTCTACGCATGGCCCGCCGCGCTCTCCTCCGAGCGCGACGTACGCAGCAGCCGGACCGTGCCGACCCCGGTGGAGACACTCGTGGAGGTGCGCGCAGGCGAGCCGTTCGTACGCGTGTCCACGTCGTTCCTGAACCAGTCCGCCGACCACCGGCTGCGCTTCCACGTGCCACTGCCCGAGCCTGCTGCCGTGTCCGCATCCGCCGGGCAGTTCGCCGTCACCGAGCGTGGGCTCACCGCCGAGGGCGGCTGGGGCGAATACCCGATCCCGACGTTCCCCGCGAGCTCGTTCGTGTCGGCCGGCGCCGCCAACGTACTGCTCGACCACGCCACTGAGTACGAACTGGTCGGTGACGGCTCCGAACTCGCCATCACTCTGCTGCGCGCGATCGGCTCGATCAGCGTAAACATCCATCCACTCCGTGACGAGCCCGCGGCGAGCGAGATCCCCGCACCCGGCGCGCAAGATCTCGGCGTGCGCATCGAGAACCGTTTCGCCGTCGTGCCCTCAACGACCGGCTGGCAGGGTGCGAACGTGGTCGCTCTCGCCGAAGAATTCCGCAACGACGTGCTGGTGGCCCGAGGGACCGCGCCCGCTGAAGGTCATCTGCCCCCCGACGCGACCGGCGTGCAGGTCGACGGTGCGGACATCCTCGTCTCGAGCATCCGCCGCGTCGCCGACGACGATCGCGGTGCCGGCACCGAGGTGCGGTTGGTCGCGATGAGCGACACGGGCTCGACCGTCCGCGTGACGGGCGCGTTCACAGAGGCCACCACGGTCGACCTGCTCGGCCGGCCGCTCTCCACGACGCCGATCACGGACGGACTCGAACTCGCCCTCGGCCCATGGGAGATCCGAACGGTCGTGGTCCGGTAG
- a CDS encoding carbohydrate ABC transporter permease yields the protein MTDIATRANRVVAETGGRRRHYGGGPRAGTIVAFLTPFFLPFVLFYLVPVGYAIWQSFLVVRRTGGQYGTSYTTFGGFEQYAQVFQNTEFWSSIGRIGLFGIVQVPVMLLVALSMALLLDTPLLKIKPFFRITAFMPYAVPGVIAAIMWSYLYSPQVSPLVDVLKGIGLQPDFLGPGAVLWSAANVSTWLWTGYNMLIMYSALQSIPQELYEAAKLDGASNWAIAWKVKVPIIAPSIVLTTVFSIIGTLQLYAEPAVLRQISSNISSTYTPNMLAYAVASGNNYQQAAAISVVIAVITFVLSFGFMRLTSKKAGL from the coding sequence ATGACTGACATCGCAACCCGCGCGAACCGCGTGGTGGCGGAGACAGGGGGCCGCCGCCGTCACTACGGTGGCGGCCCCCGGGCGGGCACCATAGTCGCGTTCCTGACCCCGTTCTTCCTCCCGTTCGTGTTGTTCTACCTGGTGCCGGTCGGCTACGCGATCTGGCAGAGCTTCCTCGTCGTCCGCCGCACCGGCGGCCAGTACGGCACGTCGTACACGACCTTCGGCGGCTTCGAGCAGTACGCGCAGGTATTTCAGAACACCGAGTTCTGGTCCAGCATCGGGCGCATCGGACTGTTCGGCATCGTGCAGGTCCCGGTCATGCTGCTCGTCGCGCTGAGCATGGCGCTGCTGCTCGACACCCCCCTGCTGAAGATCAAGCCGTTCTTCCGCATCACGGCGTTCATGCCGTACGCCGTGCCCGGCGTCATAGCCGCGATCATGTGGTCGTACCTCTACTCGCCGCAGGTCAGCCCCCTCGTGGACGTGCTGAAGGGCATCGGCCTCCAGCCCGACTTCCTGGGCCCGGGCGCGGTGCTGTGGTCGGCGGCGAACGTCTCCACCTGGCTCTGGACCGGCTACAACATGCTGATCATGTACTCGGCACTGCAGTCGATCCCGCAGGAGCTCTACGAAGCCGCCAAGCTCGACGGTGCGAGCAACTGGGCGATCGCGTGGAAGGTCAAAGTCCCGATCATCGCCCCGTCAATCGTCCTCACGACGGTGTTCTCGATCATCGGCACACTGCAGCTCTACGCCGAGCCGGCCGTGTTGCGCCAGATCTCGTCGAACATCTCGAGCACATATACACCGAACATGCTCGCGTATGCGGTGGCCTCCGGGAACAACTACCAGCAGGCCGCAGCGATCTCCGTGGTCATCGCCGTCATCACCTTCGTCTTGAGCTTCGGGTTCATGCGACTGACCTCGAAGAAGGCCGGACTGTGA
- a CDS encoding glycoside hydrolase family 2 TIM barrel-domain containing protein, whose protein sequence is MSSQPPAYVSDPTPGRGALRTARSWLHSDVPSRSLNGMWRFRLSQTIPVAEDFAADGFDDSGWDDISVPSHWVLQGDGAYGRPIYTNVQFPFPIDPPHVPDENPTGDYRRHFDVPADWSEAERVLLRFDGVESLFKLWVNGEEIGSAGGSRLAHEFDVTSSLRPGDNVIAVRVHQWSAASYLEDQDQWWLPGIFRDVTVIARPAGGIDDVWLRTGFENGHGQIETEVTADATAFPVTLRLPELGIEQVWATAADVAPLDVDGVEPWSAEQPRLYNVTVSTAAESVAMRVGFRTVEIRGDQFLVNGRRVVFHGMNRHETHPARGRVFDEEHAREDLARMKRFNVNAIRTSHYPPHPRLLDLADELGFWVILECDLETHGFDKLDWVGNPSDDPVWRDAYLDRIQRTVERDKNHPSIVIWSLGNEAGTGSNLAAMSAWVHARDAGRPVHYEGDHAGEYTDIYSRMYASVLETEQIGTEGSRSKLLNCTPTQGARQRTKPFLLCEYAHAMGNGPGALDQYEALVHEHPRLHGGFVWEWRDHGILTTTPEGTPYYAYGGDFGEVVHDGNFVMDGMLLSNDVPTPSLHEYKAVVQPVRFTFDGDELAITNLRHSADTSDLRFRWRVEHDGTLVDSGDIEVPVIAAGASARVPLPRIPVSQDSETWLTIDAVLAAGTAWARDGHVIATAQLDRSTRRPGPGVRPETNWRQSDGTLTLGIAEFIDGSLVRLAGRAVAGPRLELFRAPTDNDEGASEDVDESDASIAGISNAELWHRDGLDRLTSRRVSVERTAKALRTIERVSAANSALSVIVESVWSLEGDELELRVEIEPSSGWLTVWPRIGIRFDLPDGAAPIDGAEWFGLGPLESYPDSLRAARTGRFTSTVRDLSVDYARPQETGHRSQLRQLALTSANTKVLRIVTFPDTHGRRPGFTLSRHTPQQIARAGHPFELPDSTTSHLIVDAAQHGLGSRACGPDVWPAFALRPESRTIRLRIAAGQGLSRNP, encoded by the coding sequence GTGTCCTCCCAACCTCCCGCTTATGTTTCGGACCCCACACCAGGGCGTGGCGCGCTGCGCACGGCGCGCTCGTGGCTGCACTCCGACGTCCCTTCTCGCTCCCTGAACGGGATGTGGCGTTTCCGTCTATCGCAAACGATCCCGGTGGCAGAGGATTTCGCGGCCGACGGCTTCGACGACAGCGGCTGGGACGACATCTCGGTGCCCTCCCACTGGGTGCTCCAGGGTGACGGAGCCTACGGCCGGCCGATCTATACGAACGTGCAGTTCCCGTTCCCGATCGACCCACCCCATGTCCCGGATGAGAACCCCACCGGCGACTATCGCCGCCATTTCGACGTGCCCGCAGACTGGTCGGAAGCCGAGCGCGTCCTGCTGCGGTTCGACGGTGTCGAGTCGCTTTTCAAACTGTGGGTGAATGGCGAGGAGATCGGCAGCGCCGGCGGCAGCCGGCTCGCCCACGAATTCGACGTGACATCGTCTCTACGCCCGGGCGACAACGTCATCGCTGTGCGCGTGCACCAGTGGTCGGCGGCCAGCTATCTCGAAGACCAGGACCAGTGGTGGCTGCCAGGCATCTTCCGCGATGTCACCGTGATCGCACGGCCCGCCGGCGGCATTGATGACGTCTGGCTGCGAACCGGGTTCGAGAATGGGCACGGACAGATCGAGACGGAGGTCACCGCCGATGCGACAGCATTCCCCGTCACCCTTCGCCTCCCTGAACTCGGCATCGAGCAGGTGTGGGCGACAGCGGCCGATGTGGCCCCGCTCGACGTCGATGGCGTGGAGCCCTGGTCGGCGGAGCAGCCTCGCCTGTACAACGTCACGGTGTCGACCGCCGCAGAGAGCGTCGCCATGAGGGTAGGTTTCCGCACGGTCGAGATCCGCGGCGACCAGTTCCTGGTCAATGGCCGCCGCGTCGTGTTCCACGGGATGAATCGCCACGAGACGCACCCCGCGCGCGGCCGCGTCTTCGACGAGGAGCACGCTCGCGAAGACCTGGCCCGCATGAAGCGGTTCAATGTGAACGCGATCCGCACCAGCCACTACCCACCGCATCCACGACTGCTCGACCTTGCCGACGAACTCGGATTCTGGGTCATCCTCGAATGCGACCTCGAGACGCACGGCTTCGACAAACTCGATTGGGTTGGCAATCCGAGCGACGACCCGGTGTGGCGTGACGCGTACCTCGACCGCATCCAGCGCACCGTAGAACGAGACAAGAACCATCCCAGTATCGTGATCTGGTCGCTCGGCAACGAAGCAGGAACCGGCAGCAACCTCGCTGCGATGTCGGCGTGGGTCCATGCCCGCGACGCCGGACGGCCTGTGCACTACGAAGGCGACCACGCAGGCGAATACACCGACATCTACTCGCGTATGTACGCGTCGGTGCTCGAGACCGAGCAGATCGGAACCGAAGGCTCACGCTCGAAGCTGCTGAACTGCACTCCCACGCAGGGCGCTCGGCAGCGCACCAAGCCGTTCCTGCTCTGCGAGTACGCCCACGCGATGGGCAACGGGCCGGGGGCGCTCGACCAGTACGAGGCGCTCGTGCACGAGCATCCGCGGCTGCATGGCGGCTTCGTCTGGGAATGGCGCGATCACGGCATCCTGACGACGACCCCGGAAGGTACGCCCTACTACGCGTACGGTGGCGACTTCGGAGAGGTCGTTCACGACGGCAACTTCGTGATGGACGGAATGTTGTTGAGCAACGACGTCCCGACTCCCAGTCTCCACGAGTACAAGGCAGTCGTGCAGCCGGTCCGCTTCACCTTCGACGGTGACGAACTTGCGATCACAAACCTGCGGCACTCGGCTGACACGTCTGACCTGCGCTTCCGCTGGCGCGTCGAGCACGACGGGACGCTCGTGGATTCTGGGGACATAGAGGTTCCCGTCATCGCGGCAGGCGCGTCGGCACGTGTGCCGCTTCCACGGATCCCGGTGTCGCAAGACTCGGAAACGTGGCTCACCATTGATGCGGTATTGGCAGCTGGGACTGCTTGGGCGCGCGACGGGCATGTGATCGCGACCGCCCAGCTGGACCGTTCGACGCGTCGTCCCGGGCCTGGTGTCCGACCCGAGACCAATTGGCGGCAGAGCGACGGAACGCTGACTCTTGGAATCGCCGAGTTCATCGACGGGTCCCTCGTACGCCTCGCCGGCCGCGCTGTGGCGGGCCCCCGGTTGGAACTGTTTCGGGCCCCCACCGACAACGATGAAGGCGCGTCCGAAGATGTCGATGAGAGCGACGCCAGCATCGCCGGGATTTCCAACGCTGAACTGTGGCATCGCGACGGTCTCGACCGGCTGACCTCGCGGCGAGTGTCCGTGGAGCGCACCGCGAAAGCCCTGCGAACGATCGAAAGAGTCTCCGCTGCGAACTCCGCCTTGTCGGTGATTGTGGAATCCGTCTGGTCACTTGAGGGTGACGAACTCGAGTTGCGTGTGGAGATCGAGCCGTCGAGCGGGTGGCTGACGGTGTGGCCGCGGATCGGGATTCGCTTCGATCTGCCGGACGGCGCGGCTCCCATCGATGGCGCCGAGTGGTTCGGCCTTGGCCCGCTCGAGTCCTACCCTGACAGTCTCCGCGCGGCACGCACCGGCCGTTTCACCTCCACCGTCCGCGACCTCTCCGTCGACTACGCCCGTCCCCAGGAGACTGGCCACCGCTCTCAGCTGCGACAGTTGGCGCTGACGAGTGCCAACACCAAGGTGCTACGCATCGTGACGTTCCCAGACACGCACGGACGTCGCCCCGGCTTCACGCTCAGCCGCCACACCCCGCAGCAGATTGCACGAGCTGGACACCCATTTGAGCTTCCGGATTCGACGACGAGTCACCTGATCGTCGATGCGGCCCAGCACGGGCTTGGCTCACGGGCCTGTGGACCGGATGTGTGGCCCGCGTTCGCGCTTCGCCCCGAATCTCGCACGATCAGGCTTCGCATTGCAGCAGGCCAAGGGCTGTCCCGTAATCCCTGA
- a CDS encoding ABC transporter substrate-binding protein — protein MSNTVTRIRLAVVAAAASVAVLAGCSSPAPSGDASAASCEPAKGKVTLEYWNTVPGMDQVVALWNKKNPNIQVEMKNISNDQYGTIGNALKAGKAPELAQVGYDELPFLRTQNAFVDASACSAATAVKSKFVPWTWSQSSFGGTGVFAFPQDTGPMALYVRSDIFTKHGLEIPKTWDEYAADAQKLHKADPNLSITFFDPNNAEWFNGLLWQNNAEMYKYSGDKWHVTAASDQSKQVAEYWQKLIDAKLVRTDLAHGSTQMYTAYQKNQIASYVGAAWGYSMFRDNLPKQAGKWSIVPMPTWGSSAASGDWGGSTVAFMKGNTHLYESVKFNSWLNTDPEALALENKLGGLYPAATAGSELPALSQGVEYYNNEKIFDVFAESSKNIDTDFSWGPTQKTVNLALQDAMAKAAAGDGTLNDALSAAQATALKSMKDQSIPAVAGK, from the coding sequence ATGAGCAACACAGTCACGCGCATCCGCCTCGCCGTCGTCGCCGCGGCAGCCAGTGTCGCCGTACTCGCCGGGTGCTCGTCGCCCGCTCCGTCGGGTGATGCATCCGCAGCCTCCTGCGAGCCCGCGAAGGGCAAGGTCACCCTCGAGTACTGGAACACGGTTCCGGGCATGGACCAGGTCGTCGCCCTGTGGAACAAGAAGAACCCGAACATCCAGGTTGAGATGAAGAACATCTCCAACGACCAGTACGGCACCATCGGTAATGCCCTCAAGGCGGGCAAGGCGCCGGAGCTCGCGCAGGTCGGTTACGACGAACTCCCCTTCCTGCGCACCCAGAACGCCTTCGTCGACGCCTCGGCCTGCTCGGCGGCCACCGCGGTCAAGTCGAAGTTCGTGCCGTGGACCTGGTCGCAGTCCAGCTTCGGCGGCACCGGGGTGTTCGCCTTCCCGCAGGACACCGGCCCGATGGCCCTCTACGTGCGCAGCGACATCTTCACGAAGCACGGTCTCGAGATTCCGAAGACCTGGGACGAGTACGCGGCGGATGCGCAGAAGCTGCACAAGGCAGACCCCAACCTCAGCATCACGTTCTTCGACCCGAACAACGCCGAGTGGTTCAACGGACTCCTCTGGCAGAACAACGCCGAGATGTACAAGTACTCCGGCGACAAGTGGCACGTCACTGCCGCATCGGACCAGAGCAAGCAGGTCGCCGAGTACTGGCAGAAGCTGATCGACGCCAAGCTCGTTCGCACCGACCTCGCGCACGGTTCGACCCAGATGTACACCGCGTACCAGAAGAACCAGATTGCCAGTTACGTCGGCGCCGCATGGGGCTACAGCATGTTCCGCGACAACCTGCCCAAGCAGGCCGGCAAGTGGTCGATCGTTCCGATGCCGACATGGGGTTCGAGCGCCGCCTCCGGCGACTGGGGCGGATCCACCGTCGCGTTCATGAAGGGGAACACGCATCTGTACGAGTCGGTCAAGTTCAACTCCTGGCTGAACACCGACCCGGAAGCCCTCGCGCTGGAGAACAAGCTGGGTGGCCTCTACCCGGCAGCCACTGCCGGTTCGGAGCTCCCCGCACTCTCGCAGGGCGTCGAGTACTACAACAACGAGAAGATCTTCGACGTCTTCGCTGAATCGTCCAAGAACATCGACACCGACTTCTCCTGGGGCCCTACCCAGAAGACGGTGAACCTGGCACTTCAGGATGCGATGGCCAAGGCAGCAGCCGGCGACGGCACGCTCAACGACGCGCTCTCGGCCGCCCAGGCGACCGCGCTGAAGTCGATGAAGGATCAGTCAATCCCGGCTGTTGCGGGCAAGTGA